Proteins co-encoded in one Erwinia sp. genomic window:
- the pyrG_1 gene encoding CTP synthase (ID:JIFNMEKO_02275;~source:Prodigal:2.6) produces MTTNYIFVTGGVVSSLGKGIAAASLAAILEARGLKVTIMKLDPYINVDPGTMSPTQHGEVFVTDDGAETDLDLGHYERFIRTRMTRRNNFTTGRIYSEVLRKERRGDYLGATIQVIPHITNAIKERILEGGEGHDVVLVEIGGTVGDIESLPFLEAIRQMAVDVGREHTMYMHLTLVPYMAAAGEVKTKPTQHSVKELLSIGIQPDVLICRSDRAVPANERAKIALFCNVPEKAVISLKDVDSIYKIPGLLKSQGLDDYICKRFNLNAPEANLSEWEQVIYEEANPGGEVTIGMVGKYVELPDAYKSVIEALKHGGLKNRLTVNIKLIDSQDVETRGVELLKDLDAILIPGGFGYRGVEGKLMTARYARENNIPYLGICLGMQVALMEFARNVAGMPEANSTEFAADCKYPVVALITEWRDEEGNLEQRSENSDLGGTMRLGSQQCQLTPGSLVRQMYGTDTIVERHRHRYEVNNLLLKPIEAAGLRVAGRSGDDQLVEIIELPNHPWFVACQFHPEFTSTPRDGHPLFSGFIKAAIEHQKRLIK; encoded by the coding sequence ATGACAACGAACTATATTTTTGTGACCGGCGGGGTCGTGTCCTCTCTGGGTAAGGGCATTGCCGCAGCCTCTTTAGCTGCCATACTGGAAGCGCGTGGTCTGAAAGTGACCATCATGAAGCTCGATCCCTACATCAATGTCGATCCGGGCACCATGAGTCCGACTCAGCATGGGGAAGTTTTCGTCACCGATGACGGTGCTGAAACCGATCTCGATCTTGGCCACTACGAGCGTTTTATCCGCACCCGGATGACGCGACGTAATAACTTCACGACAGGTCGAATCTACTCTGAAGTGCTACGAAAAGAGCGTCGCGGCGACTACCTTGGCGCGACCATCCAGGTTATTCCTCATATTACCAATGCAATCAAAGAGCGTATTCTCGAAGGTGGAGAAGGGCACGATGTGGTGCTGGTCGAAATTGGCGGTACAGTAGGTGATATTGAGTCTCTGCCTTTCCTCGAAGCCATTCGTCAGATGGCGGTTGATGTGGGCCGTGAGCACACCATGTATATGCATCTGACTCTGGTGCCCTACATGGCGGCAGCGGGAGAGGTGAAAACCAAACCTACTCAACACTCTGTAAAAGAGTTGCTCTCTATCGGTATTCAGCCTGATGTGCTGATTTGCCGCTCTGATCGCGCAGTACCGGCGAACGAACGCGCTAAAATTGCGCTATTCTGTAATGTGCCGGAAAAAGCAGTTATCTCGCTTAAAGATGTTGATTCTATTTATAAAATCCCTGGCCTGTTAAAATCACAGGGGCTGGATGATTATATTTGTAAGCGTTTTAACCTGAATGCCCCGGAAGCCAATCTCTCCGAGTGGGAGCAGGTGATATACGAAGAGGCCAATCCGGGTGGTGAAGTCACCATCGGTATGGTCGGTAAGTATGTTGAGTTACCTGATGCTTACAAATCAGTCATAGAAGCACTGAAACACGGTGGATTAAAAAATCGTCTGACCGTCAATATCAAGCTGATTGATTCTCAGGATGTGGAAACCCGTGGTGTCGAATTACTGAAAGATCTTGATGCTATTTTGATCCCCGGTGGTTTTGGTTATCGCGGTGTGGAAGGTAAGCTGATGACCGCACGCTATGCCAGGGAAAACAATATCCCCTATCTCGGGATCTGTCTGGGAATGCAGGTGGCGCTGATGGAGTTTGCCCGTAATGTAGCGGGAATGCCGGAAGCGAACTCAACAGAATTTGCTGCTGATTGCAAATACCCGGTTGTGGCACTGATTACTGAATGGCGTGATGAAGAGGGTAATCTCGAACAGCGCAGTGAAAACAGCGATTTAGGTGGTACAATGCGCCTTGGTAGCCAACAGTGTCAGTTGACACCGGGCAGCCTGGTGCGTCAAATGTATGGTACTGATACGATTGTCGAACGTCATCGTCATCGTTATGAAGTCAATAATTTGTTGCTCAAACCAATCGAAGCCGCGGGATTACGTGTCGCAGGACGTTCAGGTGATGATCAACTGGTGGAAATTATCGAACTGCCTAATCATCCGTGGTTTGTGGCCTGTCAGTTCCATCCGGAATTTACCTCCACTCCGCGTGACGGTCATCCGCTGTTTTCAGGCTTCATCAAAGCGGCGATTGAGCATCAAAAAAGGTTAATAAAATAA
- the mazG gene encoding Nucleoside triphosphate pyrophosphohydrolase (ID:JIFNMEKO_02276;~source:Prodigal:2.6) has translation MQELQQLLDIMVQLRDPQLGCPWDRQQTFQSIIPYTLEETYEVIDAIQRDDIDSLRGELGDLLFQVVFYAQLAQEQGHFDFRAICQSINDKLVQRHPHVFAQEQAATAEVALAGWENIKQAERADKSQLSALDDITRALPALMRSHKIQTRCHHVGFDWKSLPPVVEKVEEELAEVMHEVHQAEVDHDKLEEEIGDLLFATVNLARHLGSKAEIALQKANDKFERRFRQVEEIIHQQGMLMNQASLEQMEQAWQQVKAKE, from the coding sequence ATGCAAGAACTGCAACAATTGCTGGACATAATGGTTCAGTTACGTGATCCGCAACTCGGGTGTCCGTGGGATCGTCAGCAGACTTTTCAATCGATCATTCCTTACACGCTTGAAGAGACCTATGAGGTCATTGATGCCATTCAGCGTGATGACATAGACTCCCTGCGTGGCGAACTCGGGGATCTGTTGTTCCAAGTGGTGTTTTATGCCCAACTGGCTCAGGAGCAGGGGCATTTTGATTTTCGTGCTATTTGTCAGTCGATCAACGACAAGCTGGTGCAGCGTCACCCCCATGTTTTTGCTCAGGAACAGGCTGCAACGGCTGAGGTCGCTCTCGCTGGCTGGGAAAATATCAAACAGGCAGAGCGGGCGGATAAATCACAGCTCTCTGCGCTGGATGATATTACCCGGGCGTTACCTGCATTGATGCGCTCACATAAAATTCAAACACGCTGCCACCATGTCGGTTTTGACTGGAAGAGCTTGCCTCCTGTGGTTGAAAAAGTTGAAGAAGAGCTGGCAGAAGTGATGCATGAAGTGCATCAGGCTGAGGTTGATCATGACAAACTGGAAGAAGAGATCGGCGATTTACTGTTCGCAACGGTCAATCTGGCCCGCCATTTGGGCAGTAAAGCGGAAATAGCGTTGCAAAAAGCCAATGATAAATTTGAACGCCGCTTTCGCCAGGTCGAAGAGATTATCCACCAGCAGGGAATGTTGATGAATCAGGCGAGCTTAGAGCAAATGGAACAGGCCTGGCAGCAGGTTAAGGCAAAAGAATAG
- the relA gene encoding GTP pyrophosphokinase (ID:JIFNMEKO_02277;~source:Prodigal:2.6), with amino-acid sequence MVAIRSAHLNTAGEFALDQWIASLGITQSQSVERLADTWRYCEHVTRQHPDAPRLLWRGVEMVEILSTLSMDSESLRAALLFPLADAGVVTEEVLEETFGKAIVSLVHGVRDMDAIRQLKAVHNESTASVQVDSVRRMLLAMVEDFRCVVINLAERIAHLREVKEAPEDVRVLAAKECSNIYAPLANRLGIGQLKWELEDYCFRYLRPDEYKKIAKLLHERRIDREQYIDTFVASLRSEMEKQGVKAEVYGRPKHIYSIWRKMQKKALTFDELFDVRAVRIVADRLQDCYGALGTVHTLYRHLPDEFDDYVANPKPNGYQSIHTVVLGPGGKTVEIQIRTRQMHEDAELGVAAHWKYKEGTTGSHSRGASGHEERIAWLRKLIAWQEEMSDSGEMLDEVRSQVFDDRVYVFTPKGDVVDLPTGSTPLDFAYHIHSDIGHRCIGAKVGGRIVPFTYQLQMGDQIDIITQKQPNPSRDWLNPNLGYITTSRGRSKIHAWFRKQDRDKNIIAGRQILDNELEQLDISFKEAEKLLLPRYNVNSLDELLASIGGGDIRLNQMSNYLQAKLNKPSAEEEDQQALRQLTQKSTAPRSKESGRIVVEGVGNLMHHIARCCQPIPGDDIVGFITQGRGISIHRADCDQLADLISHAPERIVDAVWGENYSSGYSLVVRVTANDRSGLLRDITTILANEKVNVLGVSSRSDTKKQLATIDMDIEIYNHQVLSRVLARLNQVPDIIDARRLH; translated from the coding sequence ATGGTTGCGATAAGAAGTGCACACTTGAATACCGCAGGTGAATTCGCGCTCGATCAGTGGATTGCCAGCCTTGGGATCACACAGTCGCAATCTGTTGAGCGTCTGGCTGATACCTGGCGATATTGTGAGCATGTTACGCGCCAGCATCCTGATGCTCCCCGCCTGCTGTGGCGAGGGGTTGAAATGGTGGAAATTCTTTCGACACTCAGTATGGACAGTGAAAGTCTGCGAGCGGCGCTGCTTTTCCCACTCGCTGATGCCGGAGTAGTGACGGAAGAGGTACTCGAAGAGACCTTCGGTAAGGCTATTGTCTCGCTGGTTCATGGTGTTCGGGATATGGATGCCATTCGTCAGTTAAAAGCTGTCCATAACGAATCGACAGCATCGGTACAGGTTGATAGCGTCCGTCGGATGTTGCTGGCGATGGTGGAAGATTTCCGCTGTGTGGTGATTAATTTAGCTGAGCGGATTGCCCATTTACGTGAGGTCAAAGAGGCACCGGAAGATGTTCGGGTACTGGCGGCTAAAGAGTGCAGCAATATTTACGCCCCGTTGGCCAATCGCCTGGGAATAGGGCAGCTCAAATGGGAACTGGAGGATTATTGCTTCCGGTATCTGCGTCCCGACGAATATAAAAAAATTGCTAAGTTACTGCATGAAAGGCGAATCGACCGTGAGCAATATATAGACACTTTTGTCGCCTCATTACGTTCAGAGATGGAAAAACAAGGCGTGAAAGCTGAAGTCTATGGACGGCCAAAACACATCTACAGCATCTGGCGAAAGATGCAGAAAAAGGCTCTGACATTTGACGAACTGTTTGATGTGCGGGCTGTACGTATTGTGGCGGATCGTCTGCAGGATTGTTATGGTGCGCTTGGCACAGTACATACTTTGTATCGCCATTTACCAGATGAATTTGATGATTACGTGGCGAATCCTAAACCTAATGGTTACCAATCGATCCACACGGTTGTGTTGGGTCCTGGCGGTAAAACGGTCGAAATTCAGATTCGTACCCGCCAGATGCATGAAGATGCGGAATTAGGGGTCGCAGCACACTGGAAATATAAAGAAGGTACGACAGGCAGCCATAGCCGAGGTGCATCGGGCCATGAAGAGCGTATTGCTTGGCTGAGAAAACTGATTGCCTGGCAGGAAGAGATGTCAGACTCAGGTGAAATGCTTGATGAAGTGCGCAGTCAGGTATTTGATGATCGTGTTTATGTCTTTACGCCGAAAGGTGATGTGGTTGATTTGCCTACAGGATCGACGCCACTGGATTTTGCTTATCATATTCACAGTGATATCGGTCATCGATGCATTGGTGCTAAAGTGGGGGGGCGCATTGTTCCTTTTACCTATCAGCTCCAGATGGGTGACCAGATTGACATTATCACGCAAAAACAACCCAACCCGAGCCGTGACTGGCTGAATCCCAATCTGGGCTACATCACGACCAGCCGGGGACGTTCGAAAATTCATGCATGGTTCCGTAAGCAGGATCGCGACAAAAATATCATTGCCGGACGTCAGATACTCGATAATGAACTGGAGCAGCTTGATATCTCCTTTAAAGAGGCAGAAAAACTTTTGTTGCCTCGTTATAACGTCAATAGTCTTGATGAGTTATTAGCCTCTATTGGCGGAGGCGATATACGCCTTAATCAGATGAGCAATTATCTGCAGGCGAAACTGAATAAACCCAGTGCTGAAGAAGAGGATCAGCAGGCGTTACGTCAGTTGACGCAGAAATCGACCGCCCCTCGCAGTAAGGAGAGCGGTCGCATCGTGGTCGAAGGCGTAGGTAACCTGATGCACCATATTGCACGTTGCTGTCAGCCGATTCCGGGGGATGACATTGTCGGATTTATCACCCAGGGTCGTGGCATCTCAATTCACCGGGCAGATTGTGATCAACTTGCTGATCTTATATCGCACGCCCCGGAGCGCATAGTTGATGCAGTGTGGGGTGAAAACTATTCCAGCGGTTACTCACTGGTGGTCAGAGTCACGGCGAATGACCGTAGTGGTCTGCTACGGGATATCACCACTATACTGGCAAATGAAAAGGTCAACGTACTGGGAGTGTCGAGCCGCAGTGACACCAAAAAGCAACTGGCCACGATCGATATGGACATTGAAATTTACAATCATCAGGTGCTTAGTCGTGTTTTGGCTCGCCTTAATCAGGTGCCAGATATCATTGATGCACGTCGTCTGCACTAG
- the rlmD gene encoding 23S rRNA (uracil(1939)-C(5))-methyltransferase RlmD (ID:JIFNMEKO_02278;~source:Prodigal:2.6), whose amino-acid sequence MVQFYSVKRRVTTRQKITAIIDDVDGSGQGVAHYKGKTIFIPGALPGEQVDVELVEDKRRWAKGEMKKCSGDNPERRQPRCIYFHRCGGCQLQHMSASLQQQSKSASLRRLLRDSGVTENEPIEILSGESYGCRRRARLGLLYAQGKLQMGYRQEASDKLVSVHECPVLVPVLGALLVPLYETLSSLQAVKRLGHVELVMADNGPVVSVRHLEKLSGSDREKLECFSHKLHLALFLAPETDTLEQITGEEPWYQICDLQLTFSPQDFIQINRGLNEKMVQLALSWLALTREDRLLDLFCGMGNFSLPASEKVKSVVGVEGVEALVARAKYNAVCNQLHNVSFYQHNLENDVKDQPWAREGFSKVLLDPARAGAPGVMGHIVNLSPQAVVYVSCNPTTLARDSQALIAAGYEIKRIALLDMFPHTAHVESMVLFSRK is encoded by the coding sequence ATGGTGCAATTCTACTCTGTTAAACGGCGCGTGACGACCCGCCAGAAAATCACTGCAATCATTGATGATGTCGATGGTTCCGGTCAGGGCGTAGCTCATTATAAAGGTAAAACCATTTTTATACCTGGTGCGTTGCCGGGTGAACAGGTTGACGTTGAATTGGTAGAGGATAAACGTCGCTGGGCAAAGGGCGAAATGAAAAAGTGCTCTGGTGACAATCCGGAGCGACGTCAGCCCCGTTGCATATATTTTCATCGCTGCGGCGGCTGTCAGTTGCAGCATATGTCTGCATCGCTGCAGCAACAGAGTAAATCCGCATCCTTACGACGTTTATTGCGAGACAGTGGTGTGACGGAGAATGAGCCTATTGAGATTCTCTCCGGGGAATCTTATGGCTGCCGTCGCCGTGCGCGATTAGGATTGCTCTATGCGCAGGGTAAGTTACAGATGGGGTATCGTCAGGAGGCCTCTGATAAACTGGTTTCTGTGCATGAATGCCCTGTTTTAGTTCCTGTACTCGGTGCATTGCTGGTGCCGTTATATGAGACACTATCATCACTCCAGGCAGTTAAACGGCTGGGACACGTTGAGTTAGTGATGGCGGACAATGGGCCAGTGGTGAGTGTTCGTCATCTGGAAAAGCTCTCTGGTTCAGACCGGGAAAAACTGGAATGCTTTTCGCATAAACTCCATCTTGCACTGTTTTTAGCACCAGAAACTGACACACTGGAGCAAATCACTGGTGAAGAGCCCTGGTATCAGATATGTGATCTACAGCTTACTTTTAGCCCTCAGGATTTTATTCAGATTAATCGGGGACTGAATGAAAAAATGGTTCAGCTGGCGTTGTCATGGCTGGCATTAACCCGGGAAGATCGCCTGCTCGATCTGTTTTGTGGTATGGGAAATTTCTCGTTGCCTGCCAGTGAAAAAGTGAAAAGTGTGGTAGGTGTTGAAGGCGTCGAGGCCTTAGTGGCAAGAGCGAAATATAATGCCGTATGTAATCAGCTACATAACGTGTCGTTTTATCAGCATAATCTTGAGAATGATGTAAAAGATCAACCCTGGGCGCGTGAGGGGTTTTCAAAAGTGTTACTTGATCCAGCCCGTGCAGGTGCCCCCGGTGTAATGGGACACATTGTCAACCTGTCACCACAGGCAGTAGTTTATGTTTCGTGTAACCCGACCACGTTGGCCAGAGACAGTCAGGCATTAATCGCCGCCGGGTATGAAATTAAACGTATCGCTTTATTGGATATGTTTCCCCACACCGCCCACGTTGAGTCGATGGTACTGTTTAGCCGAAAATAA
- the barA gene encoding Signal transduction histidine-protein kinase BarA (ID:JIFNMEKO_02279;~source:Prodigal:2.6) translates to MTKYSLRARMMVMIMAPTLMIGLLMSTFFVVHRYNELQNQLIDAGANIIEPLAVASEYGMTFHSRESIRQLVSLLHRRHSSIVRAITVFDAQNQLFVTSNYHVNPNVLRLPAGKKAAYSSGYERNGDSVILRTPIVSESYYPDESPGEDAKPPGNPLGYVAIELDLQSVKLQQYKEVFIATLMLLSCLCIAMLFAYRLMRDVTAPIRNMVNTVDRIRCGQLDSRVSGYMLGELDTLKNGINAMAVSLTTYHEEMQQNIDQATLDLRETLEQMEIQNIELDMAKKRAQEAARIKSEFLANMSHELRTPLNGVIGFTRQTLKTSLNLTQRDYLNTIERSANNLLKIINDVLDFSKLESGKLLLETIPFPFRSTIDEVVQLLAHSAHEKGLEVILNIENDVPENVIGDPLRIQQIIFNLLGNAIKFTEQGDIEFSVKQRSVSDNWVNIEMQLRDTGIGISKPQQSQLFQAFSQADASISRRHGGTGLGLVITQKLVNEMGGEISFTSRLRKGSTFTFNINLALNPNAATTPYDWNSLANKRLAYVEENQTAARATREMLADTPLTITYSTTLDELPDAYYDFLLIGLSSAQDPDGEISSEILQPILTRANAVVLALPAQMQIHAEALKNAGVTACMIKPISITRLLPILIDHQVQDVGLVPNRQRLPLTVMAVDDNPANLKLIGALLEEQVEHIILCNSGKDAIRRAEEEDLNIILMDIQMPDIDGIQASEIIREMPHHASTPIVAVTAHALGGDQEHLIKAGMNDYLAKPIDEFKLKTLLARYSPVLLPVTPPVTPPTTLCVSFDWALALQQAANKSDLANDLLKMLVDFLPEVNEKVEGCMVDNNAAELKEIVHKLHGSASYSGVPRLKQLCQQVEKSLLNDAQISDIEPELFELLDEMANVTRLARIHFESNQAE, encoded by the coding sequence ATGACAAAATATAGCCTGCGTGCCCGCATGATGGTGATGATAATGGCACCCACTTTGATGATTGGGCTGCTGATGAGCACATTTTTCGTCGTTCACCGTTATAACGAGTTACAAAACCAACTGATTGATGCCGGTGCCAATATCATTGAGCCCCTGGCTGTGGCCAGCGAATATGGCATGACATTTCATAGCAGGGAGTCTATCCGGCAACTGGTCAGCCTTTTGCACCGTCGTCATTCCAGTATTGTGCGTGCGATCACCGTCTTCGATGCACAAAATCAACTGTTCGTCACCTCAAATTATCACGTTAATCCTAATGTTTTGCGCTTACCGGCCGGGAAAAAAGCGGCTTACAGTTCCGGCTATGAACGTAACGGTGATTCGGTAATTTTGCGCACCCCTATTGTTTCTGAAAGCTATTATCCGGATGAATCACCCGGTGAAGATGCTAAACCGCCCGGTAATCCATTGGGGTATGTCGCCATTGAGCTGGATCTGCAATCAGTGAAACTACAGCAATATAAAGAGGTGTTTATTGCTACCCTGATGCTGCTCTCCTGTTTATGTATTGCTATGCTTTTTGCTTACCGACTCATGCGCGATGTTACCGCCCCCATTCGTAATATGGTCAATACTGTTGACCGCATCCGATGCGGACAGCTCGACAGCCGTGTGTCCGGTTATATGCTGGGAGAGTTAGATACACTTAAAAATGGCATCAACGCCATGGCCGTGTCTCTAACGACTTACCATGAAGAGATGCAGCAGAACATCGATCAGGCCACACTCGACCTGCGTGAAACGCTGGAACAGATGGAAATTCAGAATATCGAGCTCGATATGGCCAAAAAACGCGCGCAGGAAGCAGCCAGAATAAAATCAGAGTTTTTAGCCAACATGTCACATGAGTTGCGCACACCACTCAACGGCGTCATTGGCTTTACCCGTCAGACTTTGAAAACCTCGCTTAACCTGACACAACGCGATTATCTGAACACCATTGAACGTTCGGCTAATAACTTACTGAAAATTATCAATGACGTACTCGATTTTTCAAAACTGGAATCGGGTAAACTTTTACTGGAAACTATCCCCTTCCCCTTTCGCTCAACCATTGATGAAGTGGTACAACTGCTGGCCCATTCAGCCCATGAAAAAGGTCTTGAGGTCATTCTTAATATTGAAAATGATGTGCCGGAAAATGTCATCGGTGATCCTCTAAGGATCCAACAAATTATTTTCAATCTGTTAGGCAACGCTATTAAATTCACTGAACAAGGTGATATCGAATTCAGTGTCAAACAGCGCAGCGTCAGTGATAATTGGGTCAATATCGAAATGCAGTTACGCGATACTGGTATCGGCATTTCCAAACCCCAACAATCACAACTCTTTCAAGCGTTCAGCCAGGCTGATGCCAGCATTTCCCGGCGTCATGGCGGTACCGGACTTGGGCTGGTTATCACGCAAAAACTGGTCAATGAAATGGGGGGGGAAATCTCTTTCACCAGCCGGTTGCGTAAAGGATCGACTTTCACCTTTAATATCAATCTTGCACTGAATCCTAATGCCGCTACGACGCCGTACGACTGGAATTCACTGGCCAATAAACGCCTGGCTTATGTAGAAGAGAACCAGACCGCCGCTCGGGCTACCCGTGAAATGCTGGCTGATACCCCGTTGACAATCACCTACAGCACCACACTTGATGAGTTACCTGATGCCTATTATGACTTTTTGCTGATCGGACTCTCTTCAGCTCAGGACCCTGATGGGGAAATCAGCAGCGAAATTTTACAACCTATTCTGACACGGGCTAATGCCGTGGTTCTGGCACTACCTGCTCAAATGCAGATTCATGCTGAAGCGTTAAAAAATGCTGGCGTTACTGCCTGTATGATTAAGCCGATTTCAATAACACGCCTGCTGCCCATTCTCATCGATCATCAGGTGCAGGATGTAGGACTTGTTCCCAATCGCCAACGACTACCACTTACTGTTATGGCGGTGGACGATAATCCGGCGAATCTGAAACTGATTGGTGCACTCCTTGAAGAGCAGGTAGAACATATCATCCTCTGTAACAGTGGCAAAGATGCCATTCGTCGTGCAGAAGAGGAGGACCTGAACATTATTTTAATGGATATCCAGATGCCGGATATAGATGGTATCCAGGCCAGTGAAATCATTCGCGAGATGCCCCATCATGCCTCTACACCAATTGTTGCTGTTACTGCACACGCACTCGGGGGTGATCAGGAGCATCTGATCAAGGCCGGCATGAATGATTATCTGGCAAAGCCTATTGACGAATTCAAACTAAAAACATTGCTGGCTCGTTATTCGCCTGTTTTGTTGCCGGTTACTCCACCAGTGACACCTCCGACCACGCTTTGTGTCTCGTTCGACTGGGCACTGGCCCTTCAACAGGCAGCTAATAAAAGTGATTTGGCAAACGATCTGCTTAAAATGCTGGTGGATTTCTTGCCTGAAGTGAATGAAAAAGTGGAAGGATGCATGGTAGACAATAATGCTGCTGAACTTAAAGAGATTGTGCATAAACTTCATGGAAGTGCCAGTTACAGCGGTGTTCCGAGACTGAAACAACTTTGCCAGCAAGTTGAGAAGAGTTTACTTAACGATGCACAAATCAGTGATATTGAGCCAGAGCTGTTTGAATTACTGGATGAAATGGCGAATGTAACCCGATTAGCCAGAATCCATTTTGAGAGTAATCAAGCTGAATAA
- a CDS encoding hypothetical protein (ID:JIFNMEKO_02280;~source:Prodigal:2.6), with protein sequence MQFFLILFPIFCIFIVGFVSQRILKFDIGNLSRMSMYVLSPFLAFKTFYTHTLTTDYLFYILYIFALCLLQVVLVSLWCRVKKYSEKDRCGLILSACFMSNGNYGTPIILVFWRDWL encoded by the coding sequence ATGCAATTTTTCCTCATTCTTTTTCCTATTTTTTGTATTTTTATTGTCGGCTTTGTTTCACAAAGAATACTTAAATTTGATATCGGCAACTTATCCAGAATGTCGATGTATGTTTTATCACCATTTCTCGCATTCAAAACCTTTTACACGCATACACTGACCACTGATTATCTGTTTTATATTCTCTATATTTTTGCCCTCTGTTTACTGCAGGTGGTGCTGGTTTCTCTTTGGTGCCGGGTGAAGAAATACTCAGAAAAAGATCGTTGTGGATTAATCCTCAGCGCCTGCTTTATGAGTAATGGTAACTACGGAACACCGATAATTTTAGTTTTTTGGCGCGACTGGCTTTGA
- a CDS encoding hypothetical protein (ID:JIFNMEKO_02281;~source:Prodigal:2.6), translated as MVLQQFVMSTIGIYYAAKGSDRQENISQKQVWKTVIRMPVAYGAFAGILFQQCHIPLTPSILNSVSMIGDSSIVIIMLILGMQLSRLKITELDYPKLSFALSVRMLISPLIALSLVYWMPVSPMYKQILILLAAMPTAANTTLLSVQFNTKPELVSSTTFISTLLSLISLPVILSLLGTPVPF; from the coding sequence ATGGTATTACAACAGTTCGTAATGAGTACGATTGGAATATATTACGCAGCTAAAGGCAGTGATCGACAGGAAAATATCAGCCAGAAACAAGTATGGAAAACCGTTATTCGTATGCCAGTAGCCTACGGAGCCTTCGCCGGGATCCTGTTTCAGCAGTGCCATATTCCGCTGACGCCTTCGATCCTCAACTCTGTCAGCATGATCGGCGATTCGTCGATTGTGATTATCATGCTGATTCTGGGTATGCAGCTTTCCCGCCTGAAAATAACAGAACTTGATTATCCTAAACTGAGCTTTGCACTCTCAGTCAGAATGTTGATCTCTCCGTTAATCGCGCTAAGTTTGGTGTACTGGATGCCAGTCAGCCCAATGTACAAACAGATACTCATTCTGCTGGCAGCAATGCCCACCGCAGCAAACACCACATTACTGTCGGTACAATTCAATACTAAACCTGAACTGGTATCCAGTACCACTTTCATCAGCACATTGCTTAGTTTGATCTCTTTGCCGGTTATCTTATCTCTGCTTGGTACTCCCGTCCCCTTCTGA